In one Shewanella loihica PV-4 genomic region, the following are encoded:
- the napF gene encoding ferredoxin-type protein NapF yields the protein MSNRINQSRRNLFSRRKSQVIRPPWSSTDVEFTDICTRCDKCIDACETKILSRGDGGFPEVSFSQDECTFCGACAKVCPEPLFTDTEETPWQIKASIDQSCLANSGIWCQTCKDACDPRAISFTASIGQAPKPVIDTEMCNGCGACVAPCPNQSIKLS from the coding sequence ATGAGTAATCGCATCAACCAAAGCCGCCGTAACCTCTTCAGTCGCCGCAAGAGCCAGGTGATCCGCCCGCCCTGGAGCAGCACAGATGTCGAATTTACCGATATCTGCACCCGCTGCGATAAGTGTATCGACGCCTGTGAAACCAAGATCCTCTCCCGTGGCGACGGTGGCTTTCCCGAGGTCAGCTTCAGTCAGGATGAATGCACCTTCTGTGGCGCCTGTGCCAAGGTGTGTCCCGAGCCGCTGTTTACCGACACCGAAGAGACCCCCTGGCAGATCAAGGCCAGTATCGACCAGAGCTGTCTCGCCAACAGCGGCATCTGGTGTCAGACCTGTAAAGATGCCTGCGATCCCAGAGCCATCAGCTTTACCGCCAGCATAGGTCAGGCGCCCAAGCCTGTGATCGATACCGAGATGTGTAACGGCTGCGGTGCCTGCGTAGCCCCCTGCCCTAATCAATCAATAAAACTTAGCTAA
- the phhA gene encoding phenylalanine 4-monooxygenase, translating to MSKQTTYQARLPDSQGVIQYPDNEHEIWQALYDRQKGNLPHYACDAYLKGLEDLALPADRIPQLGEIDAVLQQATGWKTAAVPALISFEKFFQLLANQEFPVATFIRSKEEFDYLQEPDIFHEIFGHCPLLTNPSFARFSHEYGKLGLAASKEERVFLARLYWFTVEFGLIRQTNDELKIYGGGILSSPGETLYAMSDTPVVKPFDLLDILRTPYRIDIMQPIYYAIDSIDYLDEIVKMDIMGAVTKARQLGLHAPMFEPKSKAS from the coding sequence ATGAGTAAACAAACTACGTATCAGGCCAGACTGCCTGATAGCCAAGGGGTCATCCAATACCCTGACAATGAACACGAGATCTGGCAAGCGCTGTACGACAGACAGAAGGGTAATTTGCCCCACTATGCCTGTGATGCTTATCTGAAAGGGCTCGAAGATCTTGCCTTGCCTGCAGATCGCATCCCGCAGCTTGGCGAAATAGACGCTGTGCTGCAACAGGCCACTGGGTGGAAGACGGCCGCCGTGCCGGCGCTGATCTCGTTTGAGAAGTTTTTCCAGCTGCTGGCGAACCAGGAGTTTCCGGTCGCCACCTTTATCCGCAGCAAGGAGGAGTTCGACTACCTGCAGGAGCCCGATATCTTTCACGAGATCTTCGGTCACTGCCCGCTGTTGACCAATCCTTCATTTGCCCGTTTCTCTCACGAATACGGTAAGTTGGGTCTGGCCGCCTCCAAAGAGGAGCGTGTCTTTCTCGCCAGACTTTACTGGTTTACCGTGGAGTTTGGTTTGATCCGTCAGACCAACGATGAGCTGAAGATCTACGGCGGCGGCATATTGAGTTCGCCCGGTGAGACGCTATACGCCATGAGCGATACTCCAGTGGTGAAGCCTTTCGATCTGTTGGATATTTTAAGAACCCCTTATCGAATCGATATCATGCAGCCAATTTATTACGCTATTGATTCAATTGATTACTTAGACGAAATCGTCAAAATGGACATCATGGGCGCCGTGACTAAGGCGCGTCAGCTAGGCCTACATGCCCCCATGTTTGAGCCAAAATCGAAAGCCAGTTAA
- the galU gene encoding UTP--glucose-1-phosphate uridylyltransferase GalU, which yields MKQHKVRKAVIPVAGLGTRMLPATKAIPKEMLPIVDRPLIQYVVNEAIAAGINEIVLVTHASKNSIENHFDSSFELEAQLERRVKRQLLAEVQAICPSDVTVISVRQSQAKGLGHAILCAQKVVGDEPFAVLLPDVIIDDASCDLSRDNLAEMIKLFDETEVGQIMVEGVPESSVDQYGIADVNGHQLEAGQSKPINELVEKPKVGQAPSNLAVVGRYVLPKQIWQLLGKTPAGAGDEIQLTDAIAMLMNTQTVNAYYMHGKSHDCGNKLGYMRANVEYALRHHEVGRDFADYLKTLVSDLQQDKD from the coding sequence ATGAAACAGCACAAAGTTCGCAAGGCCGTTATTCCCGTCGCGGGTCTCGGCACTCGCATGCTTCCGGCAACCAAGGCGATCCCCAAGGAGATGTTGCCCATAGTCGATAGACCCTTGATCCAATACGTGGTCAACGAGGCGATAGCCGCCGGGATCAATGAGATAGTCCTGGTCACCCATGCCAGTAAGAACTCCATCGAAAACCATTTCGACTCCAGCTTCGAGCTCGAGGCTCAGCTCGAACGCAGGGTAAAGCGTCAGCTACTGGCCGAGGTGCAGGCCATCTGCCCAAGCGACGTGACAGTGATCAGCGTGCGCCAATCTCAGGCCAAGGGGCTGGGCCACGCCATCTTATGTGCCCAAAAGGTCGTGGGCGACGAGCCCTTTGCGGTCCTGCTGCCGGACGTCATCATAGACGATGCCAGCTGCGATCTCAGCCGGGATAACTTGGCCGAGATGATCAAGCTGTTTGACGAAACCGAAGTGGGCCAGATCATGGTCGAGGGCGTGCCAGAGAGCAGCGTCGACCAGTATGGTATCGCCGATGTGAACGGCCATCAGCTGGAGGCCGGGCAATCTAAACCTATCAATGAGTTGGTGGAGAAACCTAAGGTGGGCCAGGCGCCATCTAACTTAGCGGTAGTTGGCCGATACGTGCTACCTAAGCAGATCTGGCAGCTACTGGGCAAGACCCCCGCCGGCGCAGGCGATGAGATCCAACTTACCGATGCCATCGCCATGTTGATGAACACTCAAACCGTCAACGCCTATTACATGCATGGCAAGAGCCATGACTGTGGCAACAAACTCGGCTACATGCGCGCCAATGTCGAATACGCGCTGCGCCATCACGAAGTGGGCAGGGATTTTGCCGACTACCTCAAGACATTAGTTTCAGATTTACAACAGGATAAAGATTAA
- the galE gene encoding UDP-glucose 4-epimerase GalE produces the protein MTILVTGGAGYIGSHTVVELLNDDQQVVIIDNLSNSSVEALKRVEQITNKGVTFYQGDVLNKAFLQKVFTDHDIDAVIHFAGLKAVGESVAQPLRYYENNVTGTLVLCEVMAEFNVKNLVFSSSATVYGDPASLPITEDFPTGATNPYGQSKLMVEHILKDLHHSDSSWNIARLRYFNPVGAHESGLIGEDPNDIPNNLMPFIAQVAVGQREKLSVFGDDYDTHDGTGVRDYIHVVDLAKGHLKALAKLNTQPGLVTYNLGTGQGYSVLDMVKAFEKACGHAIAYQIAPRRPGDIAACYADPHKAQTELNWQATHTIEDMANSSWHWQSSNPSGYKA, from the coding sequence ATGACGATTTTAGTCACAGGTGGCGCAGGCTACATAGGTAGCCACACTGTCGTTGAGCTACTTAATGATGATCAACAGGTAGTGATCATAGACAATCTGAGTAACTCAAGCGTCGAGGCCCTCAAGCGGGTCGAGCAGATCACCAATAAAGGGGTCACCTTCTACCAGGGCGACGTGCTCAACAAGGCCTTCCTGCAGAAGGTCTTTACCGACCATGATATCGACGCCGTGATCCATTTTGCCGGCCTCAAGGCGGTCGGCGAGTCGGTCGCCCAGCCGCTGCGCTACTATGAAAACAACGTCACCGGCACCTTAGTGCTGTGCGAGGTGATGGCCGAATTTAATGTGAAGAACCTGGTATTTAGCTCATCGGCTACCGTCTATGGCGATCCCGCCTCACTGCCCATTACCGAAGATTTCCCCACGGGCGCCACTAACCCCTATGGTCAGTCTAAGCTGATGGTCGAGCATATCCTTAAGGATCTACACCACTCGGACTCGAGCTGGAACATCGCCAGGCTGCGTTACTTCAACCCTGTTGGCGCCCACGAGAGCGGCCTCATCGGCGAAGATCCCAACGATATCCCCAATAACCTGATGCCCTTCATCGCCCAGGTTGCCGTGGGTCAACGCGAGAAGCTGAGCGTCTTCGGCGACGACTACGACACCCATGATGGCACAGGGGTGCGCGACTATATCCATGTGGTGGATCTGGCTAAGGGCCACCTGAAGGCGCTTGCGAAACTCAACACCCAGCCAGGCTTAGTCACCTATAATCTGGGCACAGGCCAGGGCTATAGCGTGCTGGACATGGTCAAGGCATTCGAGAAGGCCTGCGGGCATGCCATCGCCTACCAGATCGCGCCGCGTCGTCCTGGCGATATCGCCGCCTGTTACGCCGATCCTCACAAGGCGCAGACAGAGCTGAACTGGCAGGCCACCCACACCATAGAAGATATGGCCAACAGCAGCTGGCACTGGCAGTCCTCTAACCCGAGCGGCTACAAGGCCTAA